A single window of Populus nigra chromosome 17, ddPopNigr1.1, whole genome shotgun sequence DNA harbors:
- the LOC133677230 gene encoding 7-deoxyloganetin glucosyltransferase-like, which translates to MTCKILADHKPHAVCLPAPAQSHIKSMLKLAKLLHYKGFHITFVNTEFNHKRLLKSRGSDSLKGLPDFQFESIPDGLPPSDENATQDLPGLCEAARKNLLAPFNDLLDKLNDTASPDVPPVTCIVSDGFMPVAIDAAAKRKIPIALFFTISACSFMGFKQFQALKEKGLAPLKDASFLTDGYLDRVVDWIPGMKDIRLRDLPSFMRTTDPNDCLFNFSMESVGRSPSGSAVIFHTFDSLEQEVLTSLYSMFPRVYTIGPLQLLLNQIQEDDLNSIDCNLWKEEVECLQWLDSKKPNSVIYVNFGSVAVATKEQLVEFGMGLSKSGHPFLWIIRPDMITGHSAILPPEFTEETKERGFICSWCPQEEVLNHPSIGGFLTHCGWGSTIESISSGVTMLCWPSFGDQQTNCRYTCNEWAIGMEIDSNVTRENVEKQVRELMEGEEGKKMKKKVMEWKRLALEATRPSGSSSMNLDKLVTEVLLSRNQTYDV; encoded by the exons ATGACTTGTAAAATTTTAGCTGATCATAAGCCTCATGCAGTATGTCTCCCTGCCCCAGCTCAAAGCCACATAAAGTCAATGCTTAAACTAGCAAAACTACTACATTACAAAGGTTTTCACATTACCTTTGTCAATACTGAGTTTAACCATAAACGCTTACTTAAATCTAGAGGATCTGATTCCCTGAAAGGTTTGCCCGACTTTCAGTTCGAATCCATTCCTGATGGCCTCCCTCCCTCGGATGAGAATGCCACCCAAGATTTGCCTGGACTTTGTGAAGCTGCTAGGAAGAACTTGTTGGCGCCATTTAATGACCTGCTAGACAAGCTGAATGACACAGCATCACCTGATGTTCCCCCGGTGACTTGCATCGTCTCTGATGGTTTCATGCCAGTCGCTATCGATGCTGCAGCGAAGCGCAAAATTCCTATTGCGTTGTTCTTTACTATCTCTGCTTGCAGCTTCATGGGGTTTaaacaatttcaagcactcaaAGAAAAAGGTCTTGCACCACTAAAAG ACGCGAGCTTTTTAACAGATGGCTATCTAGACAGAGTAGTAGACTGGATTCCAGGAATGAAAGATATACGATTGAGGGATCTTCCAAGTTTTATGCGCACAACAGATCCAAATGACTGTCTGTTTAACTTCTCCATGGAATCTGTTGGGAGATCTCCTTCAGGTTCTGCAGTCATTTTCCATACTTTCGATTCTTTGGAGCAAGAAGTCCTGACTTCCCTTTACTCTATGTTTCCTCGTGTCTACACAATCGGTCCACTTCAATTACTTCTCAATCAAATTCAAGAAGATGATCTAAATTCTATTGATTGTAACCTATGGAAAGAAGAAGTTGAGTGTCTCCAATGGCTTGATTCCAAGAAACCCAACTCCGTAATTTATGTGAATTTTGGTAGCGTAGCAGTGGCTACAAAAGAGCAGCTCGTTGAATTTGGAATGGGACTTTCTAAGAGTGGTCACCCGTTTTTATGGATAATACGACCTGACATGATCACCGGCCACTCCGCGATATTGCCACCAGAATTCActgaagaaacaaaagaaaggggCTTTATTTGTAGTTGGTGTCCACAAGAGGAGGTTCTCAACCACCCATCTATTGGAGGTTTTCTAACACATTGTGGTTGGGGTTCCACAATTGAGAGCATTTCTTCTGGCGTGACTATGCTTTGTTGGCCGTCCTTCGGTGATCAGCAAACAAACTGTCGGTATACATGCAATGAGTGGGCAATTGGAATGGAGATTGATAGCAATGTGACGAGAGAAAATGTGGAAAAACAAGTGAGAGAGCTGATGGAAGGAGAAGAAggtaagaaaatgaagaagaaagtcATGGAGTGGAAGAGGTTAGCTCTCGAGGCCACTCGTCCAAGTGGTTCATCATCCATGAATTTAGACAAGTTGGTGACAGAAGTGCTCTTGTCAAGAAATCAAACTTATGACGTATAA
- the LOC133677468 gene encoding 7-deoxyloganetin glucosyltransferase-like, which translates to MADKPHAVFIPLQLQSHIKSMLKLAKLLHHKGFHITFVNTEFNHRLLLNSRGPDSLNGFHDFRFETIPDSVPPSDTLASAEDFKKNQLASFNDLLAKLHDTTYSGVPPVTCIVSDGLMPFAISAAEMLGIPIALFFTISACVFMCSKQFRALKEKGLAPLDDESFQTNDFADRIIDGIPGMKDLRLRDIPRFSRSTDPNGWFFNNAMEAAESASKASAIILHTFDALEQEVLNALFSMHSRVFPIGPLQLLLNQVPEDDLKSIGCNLWKEESECLQWLDSKEPNSVIYVNFGSVAVISKQQFIEFGRGLAKSGHPFLWAIRPDMVIGDSPIFPPEFMKETKERGFIASWCPQEEVLSHPSIGGFITHCGWGSTIESISSGVPMLCWPSFGDQQTNCRYTCNEWGIGMEIDSNVKGENVEKLVRELMEGEKGKKMKSKSMEWKKLAGEATAPNGSSSMNLDKLINEVLCHERSRRLTRD; encoded by the exons ATGGCTGACAAGCCTCATGCAGTTTTTATCCCCCTCCAACTTCAAAGCCACATAAAATCAATGCTAAAATTAGCCAAACTACTTCACCACAAAGGGTTTCACATAACCTTTGTCAATACCGAGTTCAATCATAGACTCCTGCTCAATTCTAGAGGCCCTGATTCCCTTAATGGCTTTCATGATTTTCGATTTGAAACCATTCCGGACAGCGTCCCTCCTTCTGATACTCTTGCATCTGCTGAAGATTTTAAGAAAAACCAACTGGCTTCATTTAATGACCTGCTTGCCAAGCTTCATGACACAACATATTCTGGTGTGCCCCCGGTGACTTGTATTGTCTCTGATGGTTTGATGCCATTTGCTATCAGTGCTGCTGAAATGCTAGGAATACCTATTGCCTTGTTCTTTACTATATCTGCATGTGTCTTCATGTGCTCCAAGCAATTTCGTGCATTAAAAGAGAAAGGCCTAGCGCCATTAGATG ACGAGAGCTTTCAAACAAATGATTTTGCGGACAGAATCATAGACGGGATTCCAGGAATGAAGGATCTACGTTTAAGAGATATTCCAAGGTTCTCTCGAAGTACGGATCCAAATGGTTGGTTTTTTAACAACGCCATGGAAGCAGCTGAGAGTGCTTCTAAAGCTTCTGCGATTATTTTGCATACTTTTGATGCTTTGGAGCAAGAAGTTTTGAATGCTCTTTTCTCTATGCATTCTCGTGTCTTTCCAATCGGTCCACTTCAGTTGCTTCTCAATCAAGTGCCTGAAGATGATCTGAAGTCCATTGGATGTAACCTGTGGAAAGAAGAGTCCGAGTGTCTGCAATGGCTTGACTCCAAGGAACCAAACTCAGTAATTTATGTGAACTTTGGCAGTGTAGCAGTCATCTCAAAGCAGCAGTTCATTGAATTTGGAAGGGGACTTGCTAAAAGTGGTCATCCATTTTTATGGGCAATAAGACCTGATATGGTCATTGGGGACTCGCCTATTTTTCCACCAGAGTTTATGAAAGAGACTAAAGAGAGGGGCTTCATTGCTAGTTGGTGTCCACAAGAAGAAGTCCTCAGCCACCCTTCAATTGGAGGTTTTATAACTCATTGTGGATGGGGTTCCACAATTGAGAGCATTTCTTCTGGGGTGCCTATGCTTTGTTGGCCATCCTTTGGTGATCAGCAAACAAACTGTCGGTATACATGCAATGAGTGGGGAATTGGGATGGAAATTGATAGCAACGTCAAGGGAGAAAATGTGGAGAAGCTTGTGAGAGAGTTGATGGAAGGAGAGAAAGGTAAGAAAATGAAGAGCAAGTCCATGGAGTGGAAAAAATTAGCAGGAGAGGCAACTGCTCCAAATGGTTCCTCATCCATGAATTTGGACAAGCTGATAAACGAGGTGCTCTGTCATGAGAGGTCAAGAAGACTCACTCGAGATTGA